One window of Mangrovibacterium diazotrophicum genomic DNA carries:
- a CDS encoding cation:proton antiporter domain-containing protein, with the protein MDLSLLIDIVIIFALSTSVNYLFTKIKVPTIIGYLLTGVIAGPYALGVIREPHSIELMAEIGVVLLMFTIGLEFSINHLFKIRKVVFVGGFMQLLLTAGITMLVARLYKIDWPGALFVGFLTALSSTAVVLKLMQERSEITSNYGRTVVGILIFQDIILIPLLLFTPMLGGESSNHTNELLLLLGKTVILVGLVYVGNRWLMPKVLQMVAHTKNQELFMMSIFVICLSVALLTAQMGISLAFGAFLAGLMISDSEYSHNAFGHLIPFKDTFTSFFFVSIGMLLNIGFVIDNPFLVFGTVLLVLVLKTVIAGGTAFVLGHTFRGTVMVGFALCQVGEFSFILAQTGMKYSIIADEYYQLFLAVAIISMSVTPLLIMVSRRVATILLKLPLPQTLVDGLFPLPQIELPAFKNHVVFIGKDSRAVNLSAMAKYVNLPYVSIIFDPVVVKKLQAKGETVIYGDAVNEPILEKAYINTADVVVISVGNLITAMSVIEKIRHLNPSIHIIVRTKHVFDVDELYRIGANQVIPEEFETAIDLFEKVLSKRLVPQREINRLIAKIRDDHYGIFRDDSDDSNQIFKELPNLNIVALKVREGSEVIAKSIKEIQFRKEYGVTLVAILRDDRLIEHPEARFVLQENDTVYIMGRSEEISNAFNLFGKDETS; encoded by the coding sequence ATGGATCTTAGTCTGCTGATTGACATTGTTATCATTTTCGCTCTTTCCACGTCCGTAAACTATTTGTTTACGAAGATAAAAGTGCCGACGATTATCGGCTATCTGCTCACCGGAGTTATTGCCGGTCCGTACGCGTTGGGAGTTATTCGCGAGCCGCATTCCATCGAGTTGATGGCCGAAATTGGAGTCGTTTTGCTGATGTTTACAATTGGGTTGGAATTCTCTATCAATCATTTATTCAAGATTCGTAAAGTTGTATTTGTTGGTGGATTTATGCAGTTGCTGTTGACTGCAGGGATTACTATGTTGGTCGCACGATTGTATAAAATCGATTGGCCGGGAGCTTTGTTCGTCGGCTTCCTGACTGCCTTGAGCAGTACTGCAGTAGTATTGAAATTGATGCAGGAACGATCGGAAATCACCTCAAACTACGGGAGAACCGTTGTCGGAATTCTCATTTTTCAAGATATCATTCTGATCCCATTGTTGCTTTTTACGCCAATGTTGGGCGGCGAAAGTAGCAACCACACCAATGAGTTGCTTTTGCTGTTGGGTAAAACCGTTATTTTGGTTGGCCTTGTCTATGTGGGCAATCGCTGGCTGATGCCAAAAGTGTTGCAAATGGTTGCGCACACCAAGAACCAGGAATTATTTATGATGAGCATTTTTGTAATATGCTTGTCGGTGGCTCTGTTGACAGCACAAATGGGTATTTCGCTCGCTTTTGGAGCTTTCCTCGCGGGCCTCATGATCTCCGATTCGGAGTACAGCCACAACGCATTCGGACATTTGATTCCATTTAAAGATACCTTCACCAGTTTCTTTTTTGTCAGTATTGGGATGCTGCTGAATATCGGTTTCGTCATCGATAATCCGTTCCTCGTGTTTGGAACTGTTTTGTTGGTTTTGGTTTTGAAAACCGTAATTGCAGGTGGAACTGCTTTCGTTTTAGGGCACACCTTTAGGGGAACGGTGATGGTTGGATTCGCTTTGTGTCAGGTGGGGGAGTTCTCCTTCATCCTCGCACAAACAGGAATGAAGTACAGTATTATCGCCGATGAATATTACCAGTTATTTTTGGCGGTTGCCATTATCAGTATGTCGGTTACGCCCCTTCTCATCATGGTTTCGCGGAGGGTCGCAACTATTTTGCTGAAATTGCCGCTTCCGCAGACACTTGTTGATGGGCTATTCCCACTGCCTCAAATTGAACTGCCTGCTTTTAAAAATCATGTTGTCTTCATCGGCAAGGACTCGCGTGCTGTCAATCTGTCGGCAATGGCGAAGTATGTTAACTTACCGTATGTATCTATTATTTTCGATCCGGTTGTCGTGAAGAAGCTGCAGGCGAAAGGGGAGACGGTAATTTATGGAGATGCAGTGAATGAACCAATTCTGGAGAAAGCGTACATCAATACCGCTGATGTTGTAGTGATCTCGGTTGGCAACCTGATCACCGCTATGTCGGTTATTGAGAAAATTCGGCATCTGAATCCGAGTATTCACATCATTGTGCGAACCAAGCATGTTTTTGATGTGGATGAATTGTACCGCATTGGTGCGAACCAGGTGATTCCGGAGGAGTTTGAAACAGCCATTGATTTGTTTGAAAAAGTACTGAGCAAGCGATTGGTTCCGCAGCGTGAAATTAACAGGCTGATCGCCAAGATCAGGGATGATCACTACGGAATTTTCAGGGACGACAGCGACGATTCCAATCAAATTTTTAAAGAATTACCCAACCTGAATATTGTCGCGCTGAAGGTGAGGGAAGGTTCCGAAGTGATTGCTAAAAGTATTAAGGAAATTCAGTTTCGTAAAGAGTACGGCGTGACGCTGGTTGCGATTTTACGTGATGATCGCTTGATAGAACATCCCGAGGCTCGGTTTGTGCTCCAAGAGAATGATACCGTTTATATCATGGGGCGTTCCGAAGAAATTTCGAATGCATTCAACTTATTCGGGAAAGACGAGACCTCCTAG
- the purN gene encoding phosphoribosylglycinamide formyltransferase yields MKRIAIFASGSGTNAQNIIEYFKSSRDIQVDSLWSNNEDAYALIRAEKLGIETFTFDRDDFYHSIEILEELSDRKVDMIVLAGFLWLVPNNLTEEFVTVNIHPALLPKYGGKGMYGKYVHEAVLKNKDKESGITIHFVNDRYDSGGIIFQATCPVMPGDTAESLAERVHKLEYEHFPRVIEEMLMKEEAESDYE; encoded by the coding sequence ATGAAAAGAATTGCCATTTTTGCTTCAGGATCAGGCACTAATGCACAGAATATTATCGAGTATTTTAAAAGCAGTCGCGACATTCAGGTCGATTCGTTGTGGTCTAATAATGAGGATGCTTACGCACTTATTCGGGCGGAAAAGTTAGGGATTGAGACTTTTACGTTTGACCGCGATGACTTTTACCACAGTATTGAAATCCTGGAAGAGCTGAGTGATCGCAAAGTTGATATGATTGTGCTGGCCGGTTTCCTGTGGTTAGTTCCCAATAACCTCACGGAGGAATTCGTAACCGTAAATATTCACCCCGCGCTTCTGCCGAAATATGGTGGCAAAGGGATGTACGGAAAGTATGTACACGAAGCAGTATTGAAAAATAAGGATAAAGAGAGTGGTATCACGATTCATTTTGTGAATGATCGCTACGACTCGGGCGGAATTATTTTTCAAGCGACTTGCCCAGTGATGCCTGGCGATACAGCTGAAAGCTTGGCGGAACGGGTACATAAACTCGAGTACGAGCACTTTCCGCGCGTAATTGAAGAAATGCTGATGAAGGAAGAAGCAGAGAGTGATTACGAATAA
- a CDS encoding adenosine deaminase: MSKNVPADFINGLPKAELHVHIEGTLEPELLFELAKRNKIDLKYPTVEALKEAYSFSRLQDFLDIYYEGANVLQTEQDFYDLTWAYLQKAKEQGIVHTEIFFDPQTHTSRGIELGVVVTGIHRALDDGREQLGITSKLIMCFLRHMVELSAFKTLEDALPYRHLIYAVGLDSSEKGNPPSKFLDVFLKAKAEGFRLVAHAGEEGPEDYIREAIDLLRVDRIDHGNASIQDDHLVEVLKQRQIPLTLCPLSNKALKVVTNLEEHPLKKMLHKGLLVTVNSDDPAYFGGYINENYEAVSNALLLSKDELAQLAKNSFEGSFLTPDEKQKYLNTIEHYCASFA, translated from the coding sequence ATGTCGAAGAACGTACCAGCCGACTTTATTAATGGTTTGCCGAAAGCCGAGTTGCATGTCCATATTGAGGGCACGCTTGAGCCGGAACTATTGTTTGAACTTGCAAAACGCAATAAAATTGATTTGAAATATCCGACTGTTGAGGCGCTGAAGGAAGCTTATTCTTTTTCGAGACTTCAGGACTTTTTGGATATATACTACGAAGGAGCCAATGTGCTTCAGACTGAGCAGGATTTCTACGATTTAACCTGGGCCTATTTGCAAAAAGCAAAAGAACAGGGAATCGTTCACACCGAAATCTTTTTTGATCCGCAAACGCACACTTCTCGGGGAATTGAGTTGGGCGTTGTTGTTACCGGTATTCACCGGGCATTGGATGACGGCCGCGAGCAATTGGGAATTACCAGTAAGTTAATCATGTGTTTCTTGCGCCACATGGTGGAGTTGTCTGCTTTCAAAACGCTGGAAGATGCCTTACCATACCGCCATTTGATTTATGCTGTTGGACTGGATTCATCAGAAAAAGGAAATCCACCTTCGAAATTTTTGGACGTATTTCTGAAAGCTAAGGCAGAGGGATTCCGCTTGGTAGCCCATGCAGGAGAAGAGGGGCCAGAGGATTATATCCGAGAGGCTATTGATCTGTTGCGTGTTGATCGCATTGATCATGGAAATGCTTCAATTCAGGACGACCATTTGGTTGAGGTGTTGAAACAGCGCCAAATTCCGTTGACATTGTGTCCGTTGTCGAATAAGGCCCTCAAGGTTGTGACAAATCTGGAAGAACATCCGTTGAAAAAGATGTTGCACAAAGGGTTATTGGTTACAGTAAATTCTGATGATCCTGCATACTTTGGCGGCTACATTAATGAAAATTACGAGGCTGTTTCGAACGCGCTTCTGCTGAGCAAGGATGAACTGGCTCAGTTGGCGAAGAATTCCTTCGAAGGAAGTTTCCTGACACCTGACGAGAAACAAAAATATTTGAATACGATCGAGCACTATTGTGCCTCATTTGCATAG
- the rprY gene encoding response regulator transcription factor RprY, translating to METKAKLLLAEDDENLGLLLKEYLIAKGFDTDLFGDGELAYAGFKKNEYNLCILDVMMPKKDGISLARDIRLINQETPIIFLSAKNLKEDVLEGFRTGADDYITKPFSMEELIFRIEAILRRTAQETNKAGTEQSVFKLGRFTFDPRKQVLTDDEKDETVKLTTKESELLRLLCNNANKVLERNFALKTIWIDDNYFNARSMDVYITKLRKHLKEEPSVEIINVHGKGYKLIL from the coding sequence ATGGAAACAAAAGCAAAACTTTTATTGGCCGAAGACGATGAAAACCTCGGCTTACTTTTAAAAGAATACTTAATTGCCAAAGGTTTCGATACCGATCTCTTCGGAGACGGAGAACTGGCTTACGCAGGATTCAAGAAAAACGAATATAATTTGTGCATCCTTGATGTAATGATGCCCAAAAAAGATGGTATTTCACTGGCACGCGACATCCGCCTGATCAACCAGGAAACACCGATTATTTTCCTTTCGGCTAAAAACCTGAAAGAAGATGTGCTGGAAGGTTTCCGCACTGGTGCTGATGACTATATCACCAAGCCGTTCAGTATGGAAGAATTGATTTTCCGTATTGAAGCGATTTTGCGCCGCACTGCGCAGGAAACCAATAAAGCCGGAACTGAGCAGTCCGTATTCAAACTCGGGCGTTTCACCTTTGATCCGCGCAAACAAGTTTTGACGGACGACGAAAAAGACGAAACCGTAAAACTGACAACCAAGGAATCAGAATTATTGCGTCTGCTTTGCAATAATGCCAACAAGGTACTGGAACGCAATTTTGCGTTGAAGACAATTTGGATTGATGACAACTACTTCAATGCACGAAGCATGGATGTATATATCACCAAACTGCGCAAGCATTTGAAAGAAGAACCGTCGGTTGAAATCATCAACGTTCACGGTAAAGGCTACAAATTGATTTTGTGA
- a CDS encoding acyl carrier protein: MSDIASKVKAIIVDKLGVDESEVTNEASFTNDLGADSLDTVELIMEFEKEFDLAIPDDQAEKISTVGEAIAHIEANKK, from the coding sequence ATGTCTGACATTGCATCTAAAGTAAAGGCAATTATTGTCGACAAATTAGGAGTTGACGAAAGTGAAGTAACCAATGAAGCTTCTTTCACAAATGATCTTGGTGCAGATTCTTTGGACACTGTAGAATTGATCATGGAATTTGAAAAAGAATTTGATTTGGCTATCCCAGACGATCAGGCTGAAAAGATCTCGACTGTAGGTGAAGCTATCGCTCACATCGAAGCAAACAAAAAGTAA
- the fabF gene encoding beta-ketoacyl-ACP synthase II: protein MEFKRVVITGLGTVNPLGNSVQEYWEGLKNGVSGCARITRMDVDLHKTQFACELKNFDPTVYVEKKEVRKHDPYTLYAYASAQQAIEDSGLDLETLDKDRAGVIWGAGIGGLQTFYEEVKAYDLERPKFNPFFIPKMIANIAGGLLSIRYGFRGPNFTTVTACASASHAMIEAFNYIRMGKADLFITGGSEAAINQAGLAGFNSMRALSTRNDDPATASRPFDKDRDGFVMGEGSGALIFEEYEHAKARGAKIYAEFVGGGMSADAYHMTAPDPDGKGASLVMKWALEDAGIKPEDIDYINVHGTSTPLGDIAEPKAIQACFGDHAYKLSISSTKSMTGHLLGAAGAVEGIASILALQNGIIPPTINHFTDDPEIDPKLDFTFNVAKKRDITYALSNTFGFGGHNASVIFKKY, encoded by the coding sequence ATGGAATTTAAACGGGTAGTTATTACCGGACTTGGAACCGTAAACCCGCTTGGTAATTCTGTACAGGAATATTGGGAAGGGCTTAAAAATGGCGTTAGTGGATGTGCACGTATTACTAGAATGGACGTGGACCTTCACAAAACCCAATTTGCATGTGAGTTAAAAAACTTTGATCCGACAGTTTATGTTGAGAAAAAAGAGGTTCGTAAACACGACCCGTATACACTCTATGCATACGCATCAGCACAACAAGCCATCGAGGATTCAGGTCTCGACCTGGAAACCCTTGATAAGGACCGTGCAGGTGTAATTTGGGGAGCCGGAATTGGTGGTTTGCAAACCTTCTACGAAGAAGTTAAAGCATACGACCTGGAGCGCCCTAAATTTAATCCTTTCTTTATTCCGAAAATGATTGCGAACATAGCTGGTGGATTATTATCTATCCGCTATGGTTTCCGCGGTCCCAACTTTACAACTGTAACAGCATGTGCATCAGCTTCACATGCCATGATCGAAGCGTTTAACTACATTCGCATGGGTAAAGCTGACTTGTTTATTACAGGGGGATCGGAAGCTGCAATCAACCAGGCAGGACTCGCTGGTTTCAATTCGATGCGTGCACTTTCAACACGGAATGATGATCCCGCGACTGCATCTCGTCCCTTCGATAAGGATCGCGATGGGTTTGTTATGGGCGAAGGATCAGGTGCTCTTATTTTTGAAGAGTACGAACATGCCAAAGCCCGCGGAGCAAAAATTTACGCTGAATTTGTAGGCGGGGGGATGTCGGCAGACGCCTACCATATGACTGCCCCTGATCCGGATGGAAAAGGTGCTTCCCTGGTTATGAAATGGGCCTTGGAAGACGCAGGTATCAAACCGGAAGACATTGACTACATCAATGTTCACGGTACCTCTACTCCTCTTGGAGACATTGCAGAGCCAAAAGCAATTCAAGCTTGCTTTGGCGATCATGCCTATAAATTGAGCATTAGTTCCACCAAGTCAATGACTGGCCACCTTTTGGGTGCTGCCGGAGCCGTTGAAGGTATCGCATCAATTCTGGCGTTACAAAACGGAATTATTCCTCCAACTATCAACCATTTCACGGACGATCCTGAAATCGATCCAAAACTCGATTTCACGTTCAATGTTGCTAAAAAACGCGATATTACTTACGCGCTTAGTAACACATTCGGGTTCGGAGGTCATAATGCTTCAGTAATTTTCAAGAAATACTGA
- a CDS encoding sensor histidine kinase, whose amino-acid sequence MSKKIIISLIVLMALVMTSLILVQSNSIKKAFDIREEQFDQTVGRALRRVIDRMEREEMSRLNSTYSSQSSGSSLFPNMGRNGNFVPQNKKQGEVSFSRKFYQRNGASAIYQEELTFSYSDSVVDLNNERGRPGEFPSAFDMFHDYDSYFIQEYERKLDERAEALRIIQNQRFFAELPLTERINQQQLEHALQSELEDNGIDLDFKYAVKSYPLAKEQFVFGDKDYNPGTRKEYKDVLFPRDIGELKPNYLRIYFPKRDTFLLKATGFMVIPTAILTFMLIAIFVYTILIILKQKKLSIIKNDFINNMTHELKTPISTISLASQMLHDNSVSNTPRTIEHISNVILQESKRLSFQVEKVLQMAIFNEGRLKLKFKEFHFNDLVSNVIINFELRVKNKGGKLDAELLAGQDLIKGDEVHITNVIFNLLDNAVKYSKGEPAISIKTENKGNNLLVSVKDNGIGIPKEHLDQIFERFFRVPTGNVHDVKGFGLGLSYVKKIIDSHQGKIKVESVVNKGTKFILYFPLNMKENGNKSKTFIGRRR is encoded by the coding sequence ATGAGCAAAAAGATCATCATCAGCCTTATTGTTTTAATGGCATTAGTTATGACCAGTCTGATCCTGGTTCAGTCTAATTCCATTAAAAAAGCTTTTGATATTCGGGAGGAACAATTTGACCAAACCGTTGGGCGAGCTCTGCGCCGAGTGATCGACCGGATGGAACGGGAGGAGATGTCGCGTTTGAATAGCACCTATTCGTCACAATCCAGCGGAAGCTCATTATTTCCCAACATGGGCCGAAACGGCAACTTCGTTCCGCAAAATAAGAAACAAGGTGAAGTTAGTTTCTCCAGAAAGTTCTACCAACGAAACGGAGCAAGTGCCATCTACCAGGAAGAGTTGACTTTTAGCTACTCCGACTCTGTTGTCGATTTGAACAACGAACGAGGCAGACCCGGAGAATTCCCTTCTGCTTTCGACATGTTCCACGACTACGACAGCTACTTTATTCAAGAATACGAACGTAAGCTGGATGAACGGGCTGAAGCCCTGCGCATCATTCAAAATCAACGTTTCTTTGCAGAGCTTCCGTTGACCGAGCGCATTAACCAACAACAGCTGGAGCACGCCTTACAATCGGAATTGGAAGACAACGGGATTGATCTCGATTTTAAATATGCTGTAAAGTCCTACCCGCTGGCCAAAGAGCAATTCGTGTTTGGCGACAAGGATTACAACCCGGGAACACGTAAAGAGTACAAAGACGTGCTGTTTCCACGCGACATCGGAGAATTGAAGCCAAACTACCTACGCATCTATTTCCCGAAGCGTGATACCTTCCTTCTAAAAGCGACAGGTTTCATGGTGATCCCGACAGCAATCCTCACCTTCATGCTGATTGCCATTTTCGTGTACACCATCCTGATCATTTTGAAGCAGAAAAAGTTGTCGATCATCAAGAACGACTTCATCAACAATATGACCCATGAGTTGAAAACGCCAATTTCAACCATTTCGTTGGCCAGCCAAATGTTGCACGACAATAGTGTGTCGAACACGCCACGGACGATTGAGCACATCTCAAATGTCATTCTACAGGAAAGTAAACGCCTCAGTTTCCAGGTTGAGAAAGTGCTGCAAATGGCTATCTTTAACGAAGGGAGACTTAAACTTAAGTTTAAAGAGTTCCACTTTAATGACTTAGTTAGTAATGTTATTATTAACTTTGAACTAAGGGTCAAAAACAAAGGCGGAAAGCTTGATGCTGAACTTTTAGCGGGACAAGATCTGATTAAAGGAGACGAAGTGCACATCACCAACGTTATTTTTAACTTGTTGGACAATGCTGTCAAGTACAGCAAAGGAGAGCCCGCAATTTCAATTAAAACAGAAAACAAAGGAAATAATTTACTGGTATCGGTAAAAGACAATGGAATCGGGATTCCGAAGGAACACCTTGATCAGATTTTTGAGCGCTTTTTCCGGGTACCAACAGGAAATGTTCACGACGTAAAAGGATTTGGACTTGGGTTGAGCTACGTGAAAAAAATTATTGACTCGCACCAGGGAAAAATCAAAGTAGAAAGTGTTGTTAATAAGGGAACGAAATTCATTCTTTACTTCCCGCTTAATATGAAAGAAAATGGAAACAAAAGCAAAACTTTTATTGGCCGAAGACGATGA
- the rnc gene encoding ribonuclease III — protein MFLKSLFGYAPNHLNLYETALIHKSASKLDSQKNLVNNERLEYLGDAILGSVIAEFLYNRFPNQDEGFLTQMRSKLVNRAFLTELTYQIGLNNYIKSNTNNTAENSHIYGDAFEALIGALYLDKGYKRTREFIIKKLLANYVNLSEVQHTNTNFKSQLIEWSQKNKKEINFETTEHLSGDNRNPSFITVITTDGQPIGQGEGSSKKESQQNASKQALEHLKATEPGSF, from the coding sequence TTGTTTTTAAAATCGCTGTTTGGATACGCTCCAAACCACCTGAATTTGTATGAGACCGCACTCATACACAAGTCTGCGTCGAAACTGGACTCCCAAAAGAATCTGGTCAATAACGAACGTCTCGAATATTTGGGCGATGCCATTTTGGGCTCGGTTATCGCTGAGTTTCTCTACAATCGCTTTCCAAACCAAGACGAAGGATTTCTCACCCAAATGCGTTCGAAGCTGGTTAACCGTGCGTTCCTGACCGAATTGACCTACCAGATCGGCTTAAATAACTACATCAAGTCGAACACCAACAACACGGCAGAGAACAGTCACATCTACGGTGATGCCTTCGAAGCTTTGATCGGCGCGCTATACCTGGACAAGGGATACAAGCGAACCCGGGAGTTTATTATCAAGAAATTACTGGCCAACTATGTCAATCTCAGTGAAGTTCAACATACCAATACGAATTTCAAAAGCCAGCTGATCGAATGGAGCCAGAAAAATAAGAAAGAGATTAATTTCGAAACAACGGAACATCTGTCGGGCGACAACCGAAACCCTAGTTTTATAACGGTAATTACCACCGATGGACAGCCGATTGGCCAAGGGGAAGGAAGTTCGAAAAAAGAATCGCAGCAAAATGCATCCAAACAAGCTTTGGAACATTTAAAAGCAACAGAACCGGGATCATTTTAA
- a CDS encoding IPT/TIG domain-containing protein has protein sequence MKRFYALFLVALCLVQCADDRSGVGFPEVTTSEAVSVNADGATVSFSVEHVGSKQLVDCGVLYAVGSYGNTTFKLSLGNQNSGEGVYQVEINNNLIEGKEYWAKAYAQTDSHLVYGNVINFVSMGAMTPVIYSVNSTTIDVGDTLEIKGIHFSDDNDLNAVAFGTVSTSSAVASDSLLKVIVPAVLSSSNIALQVTSAGKTGVFDDKLALGMPQVTSDSILQALPHEKVLLKGKSLASVTEVKVGTVTYNPSTKTDTTLVIELNYDETAGQKALSLVQIDREVPIAQKIEVVLPTIKSVNPQVAWVDSVLTLTGTNLSLLESFTLPGTWLQVLSQNDSIVKLQIKGASSSDYISARFYNSSILSEVKVHVLPPVITSVSSSLIYPDQVIRIEGERLAYGATSNLGKVLYESDNVASITANSDLTPGNYSFFLNFGGEQSNSVEYTVPQIEVVDYSPKTLRRGETLTVVTKNYPDGYIYGSYGFKVDDVWCEYTRIDNDKFEVQIPIYASFLEQPTLTAFISQIEATVPNAFDLQESWERIDVNSDYIGEKRHLVNIGGENYACFLESDYAVIEKFNGLTNEWGEITRINAFSHAYLLTSFGIGEKFYLIGITYAGEGMFYCYSITDNSWVKLDNVPPVVDDQGKIFTFVIQGIPYVGTSQSFYSYDVDAGNWIKRASIPTNQSMIMKGVINFAVGNFGYVGFYKYSGVTDAVTEFWKYDSTNDSWIDLGAAPVNLYYGGATLVVDNKVYVAGKGYQEVGKFVEYDPLMNTSISLIPPPGEWSGDFDLYRVNDDIYFYSNMGFVDYWWLGILPLSEVPNIYTE, from the coding sequence ATGAAACGTTTTTATGCACTTTTTCTAGTAGCCTTGTGTTTGGTTCAATGTGCTGACGATCGAAGTGGCGTTGGTTTTCCGGAAGTTACAACTTCGGAGGCCGTATCGGTTAACGCCGATGGTGCTACTGTTAGCTTTTCGGTTGAACATGTTGGTTCGAAACAGCTTGTCGACTGTGGGGTTCTATACGCAGTTGGGTCGTATGGAAATACTACGTTTAAGCTATCTCTTGGAAATCAGAATTCAGGTGAAGGCGTTTACCAAGTAGAGATAAACAACAATTTAATCGAAGGGAAAGAGTATTGGGCGAAGGCTTATGCGCAGACGGATAGTCATTTGGTTTATGGTAATGTAATTAACTTTGTCAGTATGGGAGCGATGACTCCCGTGATTTACTCGGTTAATTCTACAACAATTGATGTTGGCGATACCTTGGAAATAAAGGGGATACACTTTTCAGATGACAATGATTTGAATGCGGTGGCTTTTGGAACAGTATCGACTTCTTCGGCGGTGGCCTCAGACAGTTTGCTGAAAGTAATTGTGCCGGCGGTTCTGAGCTCGAGCAATATTGCATTGCAGGTAACATCAGCTGGTAAAACAGGTGTTTTTGACGACAAACTCGCTTTAGGTATGCCGCAGGTTACTTCAGATAGTATTTTGCAGGCTTTGCCTCATGAGAAGGTTTTGTTGAAAGGGAAAAGTTTAGCTTCGGTCACTGAGGTAAAAGTCGGAACTGTAACCTATAATCCGTCGACGAAGACTGATACAACCTTGGTTATCGAGTTGAATTATGATGAAACTGCTGGTCAAAAAGCATTGTCGCTAGTGCAGATAGACCGGGAAGTGCCGATTGCTCAAAAAATAGAAGTGGTTTTACCAACTATTAAAAGTGTTAATCCTCAAGTTGCTTGGGTTGATTCGGTATTGACATTAACAGGAACTAATTTGAGTTTGTTAGAAAGTTTTACGCTACCAGGGACTTGGTTGCAGGTTCTTTCTCAAAACGATAGCATTGTTAAACTACAGATTAAAGGGGCATCAAGTTCTGATTATATATCTGCGCGATTTTACAATAGCTCGATATTGTCTGAAGTAAAGGTACATGTATTACCTCCAGTTATTACATCGGTATCGTCTTCCCTGATTTACCCAGACCAAGTTATTCGGATTGAAGGGGAAAGGTTAGCTTATGGGGCTACTTCGAATTTAGGGAAAGTATTATATGAGAGCGATAACGTGGCCAGCATTACTGCAAATAGTGATTTGACACCTGGGAATTACTCTTTCTTCCTGAATTTTGGTGGAGAACAATCAAATTCGGTTGAATACACCGTACCTCAGATAGAGGTGGTGGATTATTCCCCAAAAACGTTGAGGCGAGGAGAAACGCTGACAGTAGTAACGAAGAATTATCCCGATGGTTATATTTATGGTTCTTATGGGTTTAAAGTTGATGATGTTTGGTGTGAGTATACACGGATTGATAATGATAAATTCGAAGTTCAGATACCAATTTATGCTAGTTTCTTGGAGCAACCGACGTTAACAGCTTTCATTTCCCAAATAGAAGCCACAGTACCCAATGCATTTGATTTGCAAGAAAGTTGGGAGCGAATAGATGTAAACTCTGACTATATTGGAGAAAAAAGACATTTGGTCAATATAGGAGGAGAAAACTATGCTTGCTTTTTAGAGTCGGACTATGCGGTTATAGAGAAGTTTAATGGTTTGACGAATGAATGGGGAGAGATAACACGGATTAATGCTTTTTCTCATGCGTATTTATTAACGTCCTTTGGTATTGGCGAAAAGTTCTATTTAATTGGGATAACCTATGCTGGTGAGGGAATGTTTTATTGTTATTCTATAACTGACAATTCTTGGGTGAAGTTGGATAATGTCCCGCCGGTTGTGGATGATCAAGGCAAAATATTTACGTTTGTTATTCAGGGAATACCATATGTGGGGACTAGTCAAAGTTTTTACAGTTACGATGTCGATGCTGGGAATTGGATAAAGAGAGCGAGCATTCCGACTAATCAGTCTATGATAATGAAAGGGGTAATAAACTTTGCTGTCGGGAATTTTGGCTATGTGGGGTTCTACAAATACTCTGGTGTGACGGATGCAGTTACAGAATTTTGGAAGTACGATAGTACTAATGATAGCTGGATTGATTTGGGAGCGGCTCCTGTTAATCTCTATTATGGAGGAGCTACTTTAGTTGTCGACAACAAAGTTTATGTGGCAGGAAAAGGATATCAGGAGGTCGGAAAATTCGTTGAATATGATCCATTAATGAACACTTCAATTAGTCTCATTCCTCCACCAGGCGAATGGTCAGGAGATTTCGATCTCTACAGGGTAAATGATGATATTTATTTTTACTCCAATATGGGGTTTGTAGATTATTGGTGGTTGGGAATATTGCCGTTGTCTGAAGTTCCGAATATTTATACGGAATGA